A genomic stretch from Gemmatimonadota bacterium includes:
- the mutM gene encoding bifunctional DNA-formamidopyrimidine glycosylase/DNA-(apurinic or apyrimidinic site) lyase: MPELPEVETLVRQLRARLVGRRIESVALRHDNVLDGVTKGVLLRGLAGRTISDVTRRAKHALLHTDTKLLAVQPGMTGSLLVYDRPMSEDEDHYAVLVCTLDDGSLLVYRDVRRIGTLRWCDAAAWAAYEARLGPEPLDPAFTPALFAARLAKSRAAIKKVLMDQRVVVGVGNIYATEALFAAGIDPSKPANKVPVEKLRALHGHVVRILDAAIASEGTTFRDYVSSTGAPGNFQLELYVYGREGEPCKVCGTRLVMTHDIDARGTVLCWRCQT; the protein is encoded by the coding sequence ATGCCTGAACTGCCAGAAGTCGAAACCCTCGTTCGCCAGCTGCGCGCCCGCCTCGTCGGGCGACGCATCGAGTCGGTGGCGCTCCGCCACGACAACGTCCTCGACGGGGTGACGAAGGGCGTGCTGCTTCGCGGCCTCGCGGGGCGCACGATCAGCGACGTGACCCGCCGCGCGAAGCACGCCCTCCTCCACACCGACACCAAGCTGCTCGCCGTGCAACCGGGGATGACCGGCTCCCTGCTCGTGTACGACCGGCCAATGTCGGAGGATGAGGATCACTACGCCGTGCTGGTGTGCACGCTCGACGACGGCTCGCTGCTGGTCTACCGCGACGTGCGCCGCATCGGGACGCTGCGCTGGTGCGATGCCGCCGCGTGGGCCGCCTACGAGGCGCGCCTCGGCCCCGAGCCGCTCGACCCGGCGTTCACGCCAGCGTTGTTTGCCGCTCGGCTCGCGAAGTCGCGCGCGGCGATCAAGAAGGTGCTGATGGACCAGCGCGTCGTGGTTGGGGTCGGCAACATCTACGCGACCGAGGCGCTCTTCGCGGCCGGGATCGATCCATCGAAGCCCGCGAACAAGGTCCCGGTCGAGAAGCTGCGCGCCCTCCACGGCCACGTCGTCCGGATTCTCGACGCCGCCATCGCCAGCGAGGGGACCACCTTCCGCGACTACGTCTCCTCCACCGGCGCCCCGGGCAACTTCCAGTTGGAGCTCTACGTGTACGGCCGTGAAGGGGAGCCGTGCAAGGTCTGCGGCACCCGGCTCGTGATGACCCACGACATCGATGCCCGGGGGACGGTGTTGTGTTGGAGGTGTCAGACGTAG
- the purD gene encoding phosphoribosylamine--glycine ligase: MRLLVVGGGGREHALALALLQDDPSNQIYVAPGNPGTAAFATNLPIAADDIDRLADATDAHAIDLVVVGPEVPLALGLADRLRAEGRIVFGPVAAAAQIESSKAFSKDVMLAAGVPTAASATFNDLAAALAYVDAHAEPLVVKASGLAAGKGAVVCATRAEARDALQAMMGAHQLGAAGDVVVIEAFLEGEELSVLAVTNGREVRILPPAQDHKRIGEGDTGPNTGGMGAYTPVAIATPQAMARIEHEVLLPTLRELERRGASFRGVLYAGIMLHPDGTPNVVEFNCRLGDPETEVVLPLVRSGLTALFDAAAKGEPLPALDLHSDAAVTTVLASAGYPESSRKGDAITIPADLGEGVTVYHAGTAQQGNGTLVTNGGRVLAVTAVAPTFAEAQARSRAAAEAIQFAGKQYRRDIGWREANR, from the coding sequence GTGAGGCTGCTGGTCGTTGGCGGGGGCGGGCGCGAACATGCGCTCGCCCTCGCGCTCCTGCAGGACGATCCGTCCAACCAGATCTACGTCGCGCCGGGGAATCCCGGCACCGCGGCCTTCGCCACCAATCTCCCGATCGCCGCCGATGACATCGACCGCCTGGCCGATGCCACCGACGCGCACGCCATCGACCTCGTGGTGGTCGGTCCCGAGGTGCCGCTGGCGCTCGGGTTGGCGGACCGGCTCCGCGCCGAGGGGCGCATCGTCTTCGGCCCGGTGGCGGCCGCCGCCCAGATCGAGTCGTCGAAGGCGTTCTCCAAGGATGTGATGCTCGCCGCCGGCGTCCCGACCGCCGCGAGCGCCACCTTCAACGATCTCGCCGCGGCACTGGCGTACGTGGACGCACACGCCGAACCGCTGGTCGTGAAGGCGTCGGGGCTCGCCGCCGGGAAGGGCGCGGTGGTCTGTGCCACGCGCGCCGAGGCGCGCGATGCGTTGCAGGCGATGATGGGCGCGCATCAGCTTGGCGCGGCCGGCGACGTGGTGGTGATCGAGGCATTTCTCGAGGGCGAGGAGCTGTCGGTACTGGCGGTGACCAACGGCCGTGAGGTGCGCATCCTCCCGCCGGCGCAGGACCACAAGCGGATCGGCGAAGGCGACACCGGCCCCAACACCGGCGGCATGGGCGCCTACACACCGGTCGCGATTGCGACGCCCCAGGCGATGGCGCGGATCGAGCATGAGGTGTTGCTGCCGACGCTCCGCGAGCTCGAGCGCCGCGGCGCGTCGTTCCGCGGCGTCCTCTACGCCGGCATCATGCTGCATCCCGACGGCACGCCCAACGTGGTGGAGTTCAATTGCCGCCTCGGCGATCCCGAGACGGAGGTGGTGCTCCCGCTGGTCCGCTCGGGGCTCACGGCGTTGTTCGACGCGGCCGCGAAGGGTGAGCCACTCCCCGCGCTTGATCTCCACAGCGACGCGGCTGTCACCACGGTGCTGGCGAGTGCCGGCTACCCGGAGTCGAGCCGGAAGGGCGACGCGATCACCATCCCTGCCGACCTCGGCGAGGGCGTCACCGTCTATCACGCCGGCACGGCGCAGCAGGGCAACGGCACGCTCGTCACCAACGGCGGTCGGGTGCTCGCGGTCACCGCCGTCGCGCCGACATTCGCCGAGGCGCAGGCGCGGAGCCGCGCGGCCGCCGAGGCGATCCAGTTTGCAGGGAAACAGTACCGACGCGACATCGGCTGGCGCGAGGCGAATCGATGA
- a CDS encoding M48 family metallopeptidase, which translates to MTSLPAARPRIALPEIAAVAWEHPADRAALQTLRAVPGVDEVIRKILGMLGGERGIRLLFQGNAVRVGPTQFPLLWALHVENCSTFGWETIPELYVTQTPIFNAGAYGIDDPFIVIHSSALELLDTEEQRVLLAHELGHVISGHSLYRTIAAIMVMVSLGALPMLASIILLPVKFAFLEWSRKSELSADRASLLGSQDLQATMRLFMKMAGGGNTTNIRPGDLNLEPFMVQANEYASSNDGLDVVYKILSTLALTHPMNVVRAAEVQKWVQSGDYERILRGEYVRRGTEQAERPLRDDMHDAKEHYKQEIKEVGEHLKNAAKRATERAKEAFQEARAKGSA; encoded by the coding sequence GCCGCCCTGCAGACCCTCCGCGCCGTCCCCGGTGTCGACGAGGTGATTCGCAAGATTCTCGGCATGCTCGGCGGCGAGCGCGGCATCCGCCTCCTCTTCCAGGGCAATGCGGTCCGCGTCGGCCCCACCCAGTTCCCGCTCCTCTGGGCGCTGCATGTCGAGAACTGTTCCACCTTCGGGTGGGAAACGATTCCCGAGCTCTATGTCACCCAGACGCCGATCTTCAACGCCGGCGCGTACGGCATCGACGATCCGTTCATCGTGATCCACTCGTCGGCGCTCGAGTTGCTCGACACCGAGGAGCAGCGCGTCCTGCTGGCGCACGAACTTGGCCACGTGATCAGCGGGCATTCACTCTACCGCACCATCGCGGCGATCATGGTGATGGTGAGCCTCGGCGCGTTGCCCATGCTCGCCTCGATCATCCTGCTGCCGGTGAAGTTTGCGTTCCTCGAGTGGTCGCGGAAGTCGGAGCTGTCGGCCGACCGCGCCTCGCTGCTCGGCTCACAGGACCTGCAGGCGACGATGCGCCTCTTCATGAAGATGGCCGGCGGCGGCAACACGACGAACATCCGCCCGGGCGACCTCAACCTCGAGCCCTTCATGGTGCAGGCCAACGAGTACGCGTCCTCGAACGACGGACTCGACGTGGTCTACAAGATCCTCAGCACGCTCGCGCTGACCCATCCGATGAACGTCGTCCGCGCCGCCGAGGTGCAGAAGTGGGTGCAGAGTGGCGACTACGAGCGGATCCTGCGCGGCGAGTACGTCCGGCGTGGCACCGAGCAGGCGGAGCGGCCGCTGCGCGACGACATGCACGACGCCAAGGAGCACTACAAGCAGGAGATCAAGGAAGTGGGCGAACACCTGAAGAACGCGGCCAAGCGGGCCACCGAACGCGCCAAGGAAGCCTTTCAGGAAGCGCGCGCGAAGGGCTCCGCGTGA